Proteins encoded together in one Thiohalophilus sp. window:
- a CDS encoding CBS domain-containing protein has product MKIVDWLEGHAVTGVTVERDASLEEAARALLGEPECRDIYVIDAEGRVVGHLGFRRLADILLHRSTHSRRQLLEQVARGPVREFMNQRFISARLDEHVHDVLHKNMERWVEDIPVLDGDSRLAGIIRLVDLVRAAIEPSDQSFD; this is encoded by the coding sequence ATGAAGATTGTCGATTGGTTGGAGGGGCACGCCGTAACCGGGGTGACCGTCGAACGTGATGCCTCGCTCGAGGAGGCGGCGCGCGCACTGCTGGGCGAGCCTGAATGCCGCGATATCTATGTCATCGATGCCGAGGGGCGAGTCGTCGGTCACCTCGGCTTCCGCCGGCTGGCGGACATATTGCTGCACCGGTCGACGCACAGCCGTCGCCAGTTGCTTGAGCAGGTGGCGCGCGGACCGGTCCGTGAGTTCATGAATCAACGCTTTATCTCGGCCCGACTTGACGAGCACGTCCACGATGTCCTTCATAAAAACATGGAGCGATGGGTCGAGGATATCCCGGTGCTCGACGGGGACAGTCGGCTGGCGGGAATCATACGGCTGGTCGATCTGGTCCGTGCGGCGATCGAACCATCTGACCAGAGCTTTGATTGA
- a CDS encoding Fic family protein, with product MASPSEKLTESLEILRKLQREGVVAIRSGDLTRTHRERLLNNGFLQEVMKGWYIPARPDEPAGESTSWYAAFWEFCAAYLGERFDDNWCLSPEQSLLLHSGNRTVPAQLLVRTPKGGNKVMALPHETSLLAVRAAMPGEKDIVQVNGLRLYALSAALIACASAFYRQYPTEARTALAMVRDASELLERLLEGGHSTIAGRLAGALRNIGRKRLADDIVNTMRAAGYTIREDDPFENDSGITFSTRVVSPQVNRLHLLWQSMREPVMARFPAPPGLPEYPDDYLAKVEEIYVTDAYHSLSIEGYRVSSALIERVRSGNWNPDSHEADREQRDAMAARGYWQAYRAVYNSLARVLAGENAGLVAEEEHGSWYREMFAPGITAGILRPADLAGYRNNQVYIRASKHVPPGHDAVRDMLPTLFELIKEEPEASVRVVLGHFVFVYIHPYMDGNGRMGRFLMNLMLGSGGYPWTVIPVEQREAYMAALEEASVQQNIIPFTNFIAELVEVSLKGYTATGR from the coding sequence ATGGCTTCGCCATCTGAAAAACTTACAGAATCCCTGGAAATATTAAGGAAACTACAACGGGAAGGGGTAGTCGCCATCCGCTCGGGGGATCTGACGCGGACCCATCGGGAACGGCTGCTCAACAACGGCTTTCTGCAAGAGGTCATGAAAGGCTGGTATATCCCGGCCCGGCCCGATGAACCGGCGGGTGAAAGTACGTCCTGGTATGCCGCGTTCTGGGAGTTCTGCGCGGCGTATCTGGGTGAGCGTTTTGATGACAACTGGTGCTTGTCGCCGGAGCAGTCGCTGTTGCTGCATTCGGGGAATCGCACGGTACCGGCTCAGCTTCTGGTGCGAACCCCGAAAGGGGGGAACAAAGTGATGGCGCTGCCGCATGAGACATCCCTGCTTGCGGTTCGAGCGGCCATGCCCGGGGAGAAGGATATTGTTCAGGTTAATGGCTTAAGGCTCTACGCATTATCGGCCGCCCTGATCGCCTGCGCATCGGCATTTTATCGCCAGTATCCAACAGAAGCCCGGACGGCACTGGCCATGGTCAGGGATGCCTCCGAGCTTCTGGAACGCCTGCTTGAAGGGGGACACAGCACCATTGCCGGCCGGTTGGCCGGCGCACTTCGCAACATCGGGCGGAAACGGCTGGCGGATGATATTGTTAACACCATGCGCGCAGCGGGATATACCATTCGTGAGGACGATCCCTTTGAAAATGATAGTGGTATCACGTTTTCCACACGTGTAGTTTCACCGCAGGTAAACCGGCTGCATTTGTTGTGGCAATCGATGCGCGAGCCGGTGATGGCGCGTTTCCCGGCGCCTCCCGGTTTGCCGGAATACCCGGATGATTATCTTGCCAAAGTCGAGGAGATTTATGTCACGGATGCCTATCATTCACTGTCGATTGAGGGTTATCGAGTCAGTTCGGCGCTGATTGAACGCGTCCGCAGCGGGAACTGGAACCCGGATAGTCATGAAGCGGATCGCGAACAGCGCGATGCGATGGCGGCACGCGGTTACTGGCAGGCCTATCGTGCCGTATACAACAGTCTTGCCCGGGTACTGGCTGGCGAGAACGCGGGCCTCGTGGCCGAAGAAGAACACGGTAGCTGGTACCGGGAGATGTTTGCTCCCGGTATTACCGCCGGTATCTTGCGACCGGCGGATCTGGCCGGTTATCGGAATAATCAGGTCTATATTCGCGCTTCAAAGCATGTGCCACCGGGGCATGACGCGGTCCGGGATATGCTGCCGACTTTGTTTGAACTCATCAAGGAAGAACCCGAGGCGTCGGTCAGGGTGGTACTCGGCCATTTTGTTTTTGTTTATATTCATCCTTACATGGACGGTAACGGGCGTATGGGGCGATTCCTGATGAATCTGATGCTGGGTTCCGGTGGTTATCCCTGGACGGTGATACCTGTTGAACAGCGGGAGGCGTATATGGCCGCGTTGGAAGAAGCCAGCGTGCAGCAGAATATTATTCCATTCACTAATTTCATTGCAGAATTGGTTGAGGTTAGTTTAAAAGGATACACGGCGACAGGCCGTTGA
- the tal gene encoding transaldolase, with protein sequence MMTTQCLRDLGQSLWLDNITRGLLSSGTLQRYIKELAVTGLTSNPTIFDQAIRNTDFYDDAIRQKTLASKSGEALFFELALEDLTAAADLFRPIHSATGGVDGWVSLEVSPLLAADTAGTIQAAAQLHARAGRSNLYIKIPGTREGLAAIEETIFAGVPVNVTLLFSREHYIAAAEAYMRGIERRIAADLDPNVACVASIFISRWDVAIKDKVPDALRNRLGIAIAMHTYQAYRDLLATPRWQKLAKAGARQQRLLWASTGTKDPAASDILYISALAAADTINTMPEKTLLAFADHGAVKGSLPVDGGDAEAVLNEFTRAGVDSAALAAQLQCEGTQSFANSWRDLLDCIMEKAMC encoded by the coding sequence ATGATGACCACACAGTGTCTGCGCGATCTCGGTCAGAGCCTCTGGCTCGACAACATCACGCGCGGGCTGCTGAGCAGTGGTACGCTACAGCGTTACATCAAGGAGCTTGCCGTAACAGGCCTTACCTCCAATCCCACTATTTTCGATCAGGCTATTAGAAACACGGATTTTTATGATGATGCCATCCGCCAGAAAACACTTGCCAGCAAGTCCGGTGAAGCGCTTTTTTTCGAGCTGGCACTGGAAGACCTGACTGCCGCTGCGGATCTGTTCCGTCCGATTCACTCAGCCACTGGCGGCGTCGACGGCTGGGTTTCGCTGGAAGTCTCACCTTTGCTGGCGGCTGATACGGCAGGGACGATTCAGGCAGCTGCGCAACTGCATGCACGCGCCGGGCGTTCGAATCTCTATATTAAGATACCCGGTACCCGCGAAGGTCTTGCCGCCATTGAAGAGACGATCTTCGCTGGCGTGCCGGTAAATGTGACCTTGTTGTTCTCACGCGAGCACTATATCGCCGCCGCCGAGGCGTATATGCGTGGCATCGAACGGCGCATTGCGGCCGATCTCGATCCTAATGTGGCTTGCGTGGCATCGATTTTTATCAGTCGTTGGGATGTGGCGATTAAAGACAAGGTTCCTGATGCGCTGCGCAATCGTCTCGGCATCGCCATCGCCATGCACACTTATCAGGCTTATCGTGATCTGTTGGCTACGCCGCGTTGGCAAAAGCTTGCTAAGGCCGGTGCACGGCAACAACGCCTGTTATGGGCCAGTACCGGGACAAAGGATCCAGCCGCATCCGATATACTATATATAAGTGCGCTTGCTGCAGCCGATACCATCAATACCATGCCCGAAAAAACGCTGCTCGCCTTTGCCGACCATGGTGCAGTAAAGGGCAGTTTGCCGGTGGATGGCGGTGATGCCGAAGCGGTGCTCAACGAGTTTACGCGTGCAGGTGTGGACTCTGCTGCACTTGCTGCCCAACTCCAATGCGAGGGTACGCAATCCTTCGCAAACTCCTGGCGCGACCTGCTTGATTGCATTATGGAAAAAGCAATGTGCTGA
- a CDS encoding ISL3 family transposase, whose product MLVESLIKETVELQGFRVVMVQKTGHGLEATLTADRRFTPCCGACGKPAAYRDTRAVRRFRHVPLWGIDVQLLYAPRRVSCKQCDGIHVEAMPWVSGQRRFTRALMVTLATWARVLTWKQVAALFRCSWCTVEAAVDEAVAYGLAHRDLSQVTHIGIDEISRKRGHVYVTNVYDLKSRQLLWSGEGRAKETLEGFFDWFGEAHTEQLEGVCCDMWQPYADVVKTKAPKAILVFDKFHIVQHLTKAVDQVRRDEIREKGQEHKALMSKTRYIWLKNPWNLTDKQQARLSELEHLNLKINRAYLLKESFREFWTYTYAGWAERYLNNWFWWATHSRLKPMREFAWMLRRHQDDLMNYFRMPIHNGTVEGLNNKAKVISHKAYGFRSAKSYIRNLYHCMAGLSLPKTVHTFA is encoded by the coding sequence ATGCTTGTTGAAAGTTTGATTAAAGAGACGGTGGAATTGCAAGGATTTCGTGTGGTGATGGTACAGAAAACAGGGCATGGACTGGAGGCGACGCTGACCGCTGACAGGCGTTTTACGCCTTGCTGCGGCGCCTGTGGCAAGCCCGCCGCCTACCGCGACACTCGCGCTGTTCGTCGTTTTCGCCACGTGCCGCTGTGGGGTATTGATGTACAGCTGCTCTATGCCCCGCGCCGCGTGAGCTGCAAGCAATGTGATGGGATCCATGTCGAAGCGATGCCCTGGGTCTCGGGGCAGCGGCGCTTTACCCGAGCGCTGATGGTGACATTGGCTACATGGGCACGGGTGTTGACCTGGAAGCAGGTGGCGGCTCTGTTTCGCTGTTCGTGGTGCACCGTGGAAGCGGCGGTTGATGAGGCGGTCGCCTATGGCCTTGCCCACCGAGACCTTTCGCAGGTGACCCACATTGGCATTGATGAGATCTCTCGCAAGCGTGGGCATGTGTATGTCACTAACGTCTATGACCTTAAGAGCCGACAGTTGCTGTGGAGCGGTGAGGGCCGTGCCAAAGAGACGCTGGAAGGCTTCTTTGACTGGTTTGGCGAAGCACATACCGAACAGCTTGAGGGTGTCTGCTGCGATATGTGGCAGCCCTACGCTGATGTGGTCAAGACCAAGGCGCCCAAGGCGATTCTGGTGTTCGACAAGTTTCATATCGTTCAGCATTTGACCAAGGCCGTGGACCAGGTAAGACGTGATGAGATCCGGGAAAAGGGCCAGGAGCACAAAGCTCTGATGAGCAAGACCCGGTACATCTGGTTGAAGAATCCCTGGAACCTCACCGACAAGCAGCAGGCTCGGTTATCGGAACTCGAACATCTGAATCTCAAGATCAATCGTGCCTACCTGCTCAAAGAGAGCTTTCGTGAATTCTGGACCTACACCTACGCCGGTTGGGCTGAACGCTACCTGAACAATTGGTTCTGGTGGGCAACCCATTCACGCCTCAAGCCGATGCGTGAATTTGCCTGGATGCTTCGGCGCCATCAGGATGACCTGATGAATTATTTCAGGATGCCCATCCACAACGGCACTGTGGAAGGGCTGAATAACAAGGCAAAGGTGATAAGCCATAAGGCTTATGGATTTCGTTCAGCAAAGAGCTATATTCGGAATCTATATCACTGCATGGCAGGGCTATCCTTACCCAAAACCGTGCATACATTTGCGTGA
- a CDS encoding DUF1840 domain-containing protein, with the protein MLVTFTTDAYADITMFGNDALALLKMMGHSATVPGAILAADVPAALSQLTAAIEAEKVSAPLKTKNNDKDDDEPEVSMAHRAMPLIDLLAAAAKANVNVMWK; encoded by the coding sequence ATGTTGGTGACATTTACGACCGATGCCTATGCTGATATTACAATGTTTGGCAATGACGCACTTGCCCTGCTGAAAATGATGGGACATAGTGCAACGGTGCCCGGTGCGATTCTGGCGGCCGATGTCCCTGCGGCCCTGAGTCAGTTAACGGCCGCTATCGAAGCAGAAAAAGTCTCAGCGCCACTTAAGACTAAAAATAACGACAAGGATGACGATGAGCCGGAAGTCAGTATGGCTCATCGTGCTATGCCTCTGATCGATCTTCTCGCTGCGGCAGCAAAGGCAAACGTCAACGTCATGTGGAAATGA